One region of Phoenix dactylifera cultivar Barhee BC4 unplaced genomic scaffold, palm_55x_up_171113_PBpolish2nd_filt_p 001229F, whole genome shotgun sequence genomic DNA includes:
- the LOC103695575 gene encoding floricaula/leafy homolog — protein MDPGDAFSANIFKWDPPAPPPCRSMEPTPAAAAAAEEGEEPQPRQERRGGEEGQPRELGEVFSGYGVRYATVARLGELGFTASTLVGMTEGEVEEVLSALAHLFRWDLLLGERYGIKAALRAERRRLLDHHQAMLFLRHEHHHQPAAGVDEDARRRMLLLNSPGHLHHNLGGLNHALDALSQEGLSEEPVQQEREAAASGGEANNDDGRAKQRRSTKKSKAKKKSRKKNKKKKRSSPEAEAEEEEEEEEEDGWGTGGSEEGSERSVVERQREHPFIVTEPGEVARAKKNGLDYLFHLYEQCRHFLLQVQSLAKERGDKCPTKVTNQVFRYAKKVGASYINKPKMRHYVHCYALHCLDEEASNALRRAYKERGENVGAWRQACYKPLVAISARHGWDIDAVFNAHPRLSIWYVPTKLRQLCHLARSNAAAASTSVLGATSSDGLPPPPPMF, from the exons ATGGATCCTGGGGACGCCTTCTCGGCGAACATCTTCAAGTGGGATCCGCCGGCGCCTCCGCCGTGCCGTTCGATGGAACCCacaccggcggcggcggccgcggcggAGGAAGGGGAGGAACCGCAGCCAAGGCAGGAAAGGCGCGGAGGAGAAGAGGGTCAGCCGCGGGAGCTGGGGGAGGTGTTCTCCGGGTACGGGGTGCGGTACGCGACGGTGGCGCGGCTGGGGGAGCTGGGGTTCACGGCGAGCACGCTGGTTGGGATgacggagggggaggtggaggaggtgctCTCCGCCCTCGCCCACCTCTTCCGTTGGGACCTCCTCCTCGGCGAGCGGTACGGCATCAAGGCCGCCCTCCGCGCCGAGCGTCGCCGCCTCCTCGACCACCACCAGGCCATGCTCTTCCTTCGCCACGAGCACCATCATCAACCCGCCGCCGGCGTTGATGAAGATGCTCGCCGGAGGATGCTTCTTCTCAACTCCCCCGGCCACCTCCACCACAACCTCGGCGGCCTCAACCACGCCCTCGACGCCCTCTCCCAAGAAG GACTGTCGGAGGAGCCGGTGCAGCAGGAGAGGGAGGCGGCGGCGAGCGGCGGGGAGGCGAACAACGACGACGGCAGGGCCAAGCAGCGGCGGAGCACCAAGAAATCCAAAGCCAAGAAGAAGAGcaggaagaagaacaagaagaagaagagatcatcaccggaggcggaggcggaggaggaggaggaggaggaggaggaggatgggtGGGGAACTGGGGGGTCGGAGGAGGGGTCGGAGAGGAGCGTGGTGGAGCGGCAGAGGGAGCACCCCTTCATCGTGACGGAGCCCGGCGAGGTGGCGCGGGCGAAGAAGAACGGCCTGGACTACCTCTTCCACCTCTACGAGCAGTGCCGCCACTTCCTCCTCCAGGTCCAGTCCCTCGCCAAAGAGCGTGGCGACAAGTGTCCCACCAAG GTTACGAATCAAGTGTTTCGATATGCCAAGAAGGTTGGGGCAAGCTACATCAACAAGCCAAAGATGAGGCACTACGTTCACTGCTATGCTCTTCACTGCCTTGATGAAGAGGCATCAAATGCACTGAGGAGGGCCTACAAGGAGAGAGGGGAGAATGTTGGTGCTTGGCGGCAAGCATGCTACAAGCCCCTGGTGGCCATCTCTGCAAGGCATGGCTGGGACATCGACGCTGTCTTCAATGCACACCCCCGCCTCTCCATCTGGTATGTCCCCACAAAGCTCCGACAGCTCTGCCACCTCGCTCGCAGCaatgccgccgccgcctccacctCGGTCTTGGGAGCCACCTCATCCGATGGGCTCCCCCCGCCACCACCAATGTTTTAG
- the LOC103695572 gene encoding uncharacterized protein LOC103695572, which yields MASAIFSHLQNLWPFSRFKTHDLKVSTRLVSRLSIPEQTKQFVFALREPDSDAVVYILAVKNLSEQSALDAQYLIKEVQPRAVVAQIDPSALDDIQAEEKCIKNNQLNNVPTSSFEVLKRCLVEKINSKQYENFAGLQILQVIFGVGLYGHLLAAKRAAEEIDSHFLLLESPYENKCIATASGNVESGKQRSGLNLQTSSLLPGKVTPSIYSNSRKFSLTDALLSQMVQSLTCSLDSLIPKRTLSNSVLEVEPGECRPLSSYQAPPFAQSVYPLLADLHDIFIDLPSIGKALFCAQKMLANVNEGETVSTEILSNVYAFRIAVECLRIALNSAARCPIDRIENDNSTKLQFSELSSEEKCHALFAQALRTQARKFGSVVAIVDAGCLTGLRRHWNTSLPQEVADLADETLVHHFDDNHSNDKETLMENMERKRLLADKPVVAVGAGATAALGASSLSKAVPASTIIKLATYNIPASLQFVLAQLQRKAAIGLSKILGPSKLSGVASAVAETSTLKFTASAEKIRAVTHSMIASAERTSLLAMRTSFYEIMRRRRAQPFRIAPWATFGCSVAACSGLLVYGDGIECVAESVPSVPMIASLGRGLQGLHQASQEVRRTNGTKIQEALQSLMYSLKKMRAQ from the coding sequence ATGGCATCTGCAATATTTTCCCACCTGCAAAACCTGTGGCCATTCTCCAGATTCAAGACTCATGATCTGAAAGTTTCCACTCGATTGGTTTCTAGGCTTTCAATTCCAGAACAGACAAAACAGTTTGTTTTTGCTCTTAGAGAACCTGATTCCGATGCTGTGGTTTATATTTTGGCTGTTAAAAACTTGTCGGAACAATCTGCACTAGATGCACAGTATCTAATTAAAGAAGTGCAGCCTAGAGCTGTAGTAGCTCAGATTGACCCATCAGCATTGGACGATATCCAGGCCGAGGAGAAGTGCATAAAGAATAATCAATTAAACAATGTGCCAACTTCATCTTTTGAAGTGCTTAAGAGATGCTTGGTAGAAAAGATTAACAGCAAGCAGTATGAAAACTTTGCTGGCCTCCAGATCTTACAGGTGATTTTTGGTGTTGGATTATATGGTCATTTATTGGCTGCTAAGAGAGCTGCAGAAGAGATTGATTCACATTTCCTGTTACTTGAGTCCCCATACGAAAACAAATGTATTGCAACTGCCTCAGGCAATGTGGAAAGTGGAAAACAAAGGTCAGGGTTAAACTTACAGACCAGTAGCTTGCTTCCTGGAAAAGTTACTCCATCTATCTATTCAAATTCTAGAAAATTTAGCCTCACTGATGCTCTTCTGTCACAGATGGTTCAGTCATTAACTTGTTCCCTTGATTCATTAATTCCGAAAAGAACTTTGTCCAACTCAGTTTTGGAAGTGGAACCAGGAGAATGCCGGCCATTAAGTAGCTACCAAGCTCCACCATTTGCGCAGTCTGTCTACCCCTTGCTCGCAGATCTACATGACATATTCATTGACCTTCCATCTATTGGAAAAGCTCTGTTCTGTGCACAGAAAATGCTTGCTAATGTAAATGAAGGCGAGACAGTTAGTACTGAAATCTTATCAAATGTATACGCCTTCAGAATTGCAGTTGAATGTCTAAGAATAGCTTTAAATAGTGCTGCGCGGTGCCCCATTGACAGAATAGAGAATGACAACTCAACAAAGTTGCAGTTCTCAGAGCTCTCTTCTGAAGAGAAATGCCATGCCCTTTTTGCACAAGCTCTCAGGACGCAGGCCAGAAAGTTTGGATCTGTGGTGGCTATAGTTGATGCAGGTTGCTTGACTGGTCTCAGGAGGCACTGGAACACATCCTTGCCTCAAGAGGTTGCAGATTTAGCTGATGAAACCTTAGTACATCATTTTGATGATAATCATAGCAATGACAAGGAAACTCTGATGGAAAACATGGAAAGAAAGCGGCTATTAGCAGATAAGCCTGTGGTTGCGGTTGGTGCAGGTGCAACAGCAGCTCTGGGCGCATCTTCCCTATCAAAAGCTGTTCCTGCCTCCACAATTATTAAGCTTGCAACATACAACATTCCGGCATCCCTTCAATTTGTCTTAGCCCAACTGCAGCGGAAAGCTGCTATTGGACTCAGCAAGATTCTTGGCCCATCAAAACTTTCTGGGGTTGCGAGTGCTGTAGCCGAGACGTCAACCTTGAAGTTTACGGCATCAGCTGAGAAGATTCGTGCAGTGACGCACAGTATGATAGCCTCTGCAGAGAGGACTAGCTTGTTGGCAATGCGGACATCATTCTACGAGATAATGAGGAGGAGACGTGCTCAACCATTCAGGATTGCACCATGGGCCACCTTTGGTTGTAGTGTAGCTGCATGCAGTGGGCTTCTGGTTTATGGAGATGGGATTGAGTGTGTAGCTGAATCTGTGCCATCAGTTCCCATGATCGCCTCGTTGGGTCGTGGTCTCCAGGGCTTGCACCAGGCTTCTCAGGAAGTGAGACGGACAAATGGCACAAAGATACAAGAAGCTTTACAGTCTTTGATGTACAGTTTAAAGAAAATGAGGGCTCAGTGA